CTGTACACAAACTGGACCTGATGTGGAAAATGAACAGAAAATCCGAGTGAGCCTGATCCCCatctgaaactgaaactgaatcaAACCAGCCTCAGTCCTTTCGGTTGAAGGAGTATTCCACTTGATgtgatatttattttatgcccCAGTCAAATCACTACCACAAATACTCGTGATAGCCGCTGGGTTTTCTTGTGTGTCTAGGCAATACTCGATGAAAATCTGCCTGCTCCCTTGATCCCTTGACATCATGATACCTTGAGCTCTGGGAGCAGGCACATGCAACATGGCACGGCTGTGGGCCATCATATTCGCAGTAATCGTTATCGCTCTCATAATCGTTATCGTTTCtgcattcaaattcaaatatactacaatatatatgtgtatagaTGTGTACATCTCTTGTCTGTGTGCGGAATAACAGAATAACAGAGCTTCCCCAGTGCGAATATTTATCCCCATACCCCCATAACACTCCCTATACAATATACAACTCTCTATCTACCTACATATCtataatttcattctctctctctctctctctatctctctctgtctcttcctTTGTGTTTATCCGCCTCTTTATTATCCACCTGACTATCGATGTATACcccatctacatatatgtctATTGTCTCTGCTCCTATGCTCTATGCTCTGCTCTACTGTTGACACTCATGCATTATCTGTTATATAAAACTTGTTAAACTCGATATCACAACTttaactacaactacaactcgaaaacgaaaaactccaacaactacaaccacaaccacatcTGCAGGCTATGCTACTGATGGATGAAGCTGGACTTGGTGTAAATATCGTTCACATAAATGTTAAATATGTTCGGTTTATCGTTTATCGTTTGTCGTTATCGTTTCCCGTTATACGTTATCCGTTATCCGTTATTCGctattttttcttgttttcctcAGTTCGATATACTATTTTGTACATACTAAGCATTAACCATTTATAAAATACAACATATCTACATCCCATATGTACGAtctaaggctaagaagaacatacctacatacatcACAGCTGTAGAACTAACCTAACTAAGCATGCATATCGTACAGTCACAACACATAGACCATAAATATAAAcgaaatactcgtataataGATGTTCGTTTGTAGATAGAACTGCAGAACTAGAATGGGTTCCGACAATTAGGCTATGTTTCCTAGCCTCAGGGTAGGACGTGAGTCTCACATCCTCTCCACTTCCAATGGATCTTAATAAGTAGATCAAAGCTTCATCTATCTATTTATCTACATATCTcctgatatatgtacatatctcacTATGGTCGTCCCTCCCTTTACTGTTCTTTCATGTTCTGCGTGCATGCCCTGTCagccctttctctctctctatctctctctcgctctataCCTAACTAACGTAGCTTAAACTCAGCTCCTTAAGAGCATTCTTCTAGACCATACCCTACCCCTCTCATAGCTAGTCAAGTTGACGTCGACATTTAGAGTGTAAGTGCTAGGGTCCCTCGCACTAATTAGTTTATTTGAACTCCTTCACAGGCACTCACCTCAATGACGGCCACCAACCAGGCCGTGTCCTCGCAGCAGCTCCTACCCTCGGTGAGAGACAGTCTCCAGGAGCCGCCATTGCTCGGGTAAGTCTACGTTAGCGCAATTCCATTAGAAATGCATTCACATTCGTGTCTGATAGTGGTTCCTCAGTTTCCGCTTTCAAGCTGTTCGTTCTACAATTTTCGAATTCGAATTTGCGATCTGTATTCAATAATACTCATCGGTATTTTTTTGCTATTTGTTCATAAACAATCCCAAATCGCTCGTAGTGCGTTCTCCTCTGATTGTACCATTCAATTCGTTTGCTTATGGGAAAATAGTTAGAACAGCAAATCAACGTTCAGTGGAACTCTATTATGCCTACACAGGATTATTCGAGATTGATCGAAATATCTtagaaataccaaaaacttGTATCCTTTCCTTGAAGCCAGATCATATACATGTATGCCAGATTGAGCAAGGCATTTGCGTTTTTTCGTCAACCCGGACTCCACATTTACGAATGGGATTTCTCCGTTGTTAGATTTGAATTTAAGGCTTTATTGTTCGATGTTTAGTGTACAAAATTAGAGGGTGTTGCCGTGAACTATGAGCTGGCCTGAGAGCAGGAAGAGATAAGAGCGACTACAGATAATTGAAGCTAACTCGGATAGATGTTGTTAGAAGAAATGATAGAAACATCTTAAATATCATAAAAGCTTTTAGAGGCTGCTGCTCTGAACAGATATTACCACCAGGCACACAGCTCGATCGATAATTCCAGAGTCCAGTCACAGTATGATAAATGGAGTAAACGTGTTCCATCTGATGCTGGCAGATCCTGGCGAATAAACATACTTGAGTAGCAGTTGAGAAAGATAGAAATATTAGCAACTGAGGGACGAGCAGGATTGCTTCCAAGACAATACATAATTACCTTCTGTGTACCTTTTTTAGGGTTTCTCAGATGCGTCTGCCACTTCAGACGCCCCCCCACTCGGCCCAGGCCAGCCAAAGGAACTCGGTGTCCGCGCAGGGGGCAATGATCAGCTCCCGACAGCCCAGTCCAATGAACTCGCCGGCCCTCAACCCATTTGTATACGGCACGGACGTGGACTCGGTGGACGTGGCCACGCGGGTGGCCATGGTGCGCTTTTTCAACGCCCAGAACACTCTGGCCAATTTCGCCGAGCACACGCGTACCCTGCGTCTGTATCCGCGTCCTGTGGTGGCCTTCCAGATCAACAGCTTCCTTAGGTCGCGGCCGAGGGCTTCGCAGTTTTTAAACCAGTTTGCGCGGACACAGGCTGTGGAGTTCCTGGCAGAGTGGTCTCTGACACCGACGAATGTGGCCTTCCTGCGGGTACAGACGGGCGTCATGGACCCCATGCAGGTGGGGGATAAGCCCAAGTGGTTTGCCCACTCGCTCACGCCCATTCGCTTCTCGGTGTGGGATGATGGAAGCTCGCTGAACGGCGCCCTGCGCTCCCTGAAGCAGCTCGAGTGCCAGCCCACGGACGAGAGCGGCTCGGACTCGGAGGGGGCGGATAGCAGCAGCTCGTCGTACTCGTCCCTGAGCGACTTTGTCTCGGAGATGGCCTCCTCGGACCTGTCGCCCAGTGTGCATGATGTCTTCGGTTCATACAATCGACCCCATGTGGTGCCCCAGACGCTCTCCTCGAACCTGGATCCGGCTTTGGTCTATCATCCTCCCAGCAAGCTTCAGTATCCCGAGGGCCTGTGCGAAGCGGCTGCCAgcaaggaggaggatgaggagcgCGCCGACTCTCcagtctcctcctcttccagCCGCTCGGATCTGAGCTCGCCCAGTTTCAACCGCGACTCTGAGTTTGACTTCCAGCCGAAGTCGGGACAAGCACAGACGCAGACCCAGACGCAGGCGGGACAGGCGGCCTTTGAGCTGGCCACGCCGCTGGCCATGCGTCTGGAGGCCACCATCAAGATGGCCAGCGTCGAacaggacacggacacaggcTCCACGGTAGCTGGCAAGAACATAGCCGCAAGTGCCAAGCTTCAACGCCACCCCAGCGACGTGGAACGTCCTGAGAAGAAAATACCGGTAAGGATAGCCTTCATCCCCTGAATCTCCGAAGAGAAGTGCAAAATGCGCTAATTATACCCCATTGCAGCCGCCTCTGACGCCGCCCGTGAAGCAGCCGAGCGTCAGCAATATCCTGGCCCGCACCGGCAGCTCGGGATCCAGTTCCAGCAGCCCCGGACGCCAGAGCTCTCAGAGTTCGCTATTCGAGAACTTTGCCTCGCATGCCAAGGAGCTGGTACGCGAGACCACGCGCCAGAGCAGCCAGGAGGGACTCCTCGCTCACGTGGATAAGGTGAGCTCAGGTTCTGGCTGTGGTGCCTTGCCGGACAAATCTCCTCCAAATCAGTGAGGGACTGGTTCGATGTGCTATTGTGTCGTGGTCTTTGATCTgttaatttttctttctttcctttctgtgGTTGACTCTTCTGTTCGTTTTCCGTTTGCTTCCGTTTTACGTCACGTTTCCTTTGGCGCTATTGCGTTGGTTGAAATGAATATTGCACATTCCATGTGTCTACTGTAATGTACTGTAGCATGCGCTGGACGAAGATCTTGACGACAAAATGCGTCATACCTTCGAAAAGGTTGGTACTCCCCCGCAGCCCCAAAAACAGACCGAAAGAGTCAGACTTTCGCACAGCATTCAGTATGATATACCGCACCCATTAAAACACCACATAAACGCCCTATATAATACTCGCCTCATATTGAATATACTCGTTAAATATTGACTACTACATAGCGGTAATATTCACCAGTATCTACAGATAGTTTGGAACTCGAACCATACCAACAGATACCACCACCTCCACACATTTCACATCCCACATAAGCCCAGACCACTATATGTGGTGCAGTGTCCATACCCATTTGATTTCGCCACGAATTATCCCCAGTTGCTCTTAGTGCCATCGTAGATGCCTGAACGTAGATCATGTGCAAGGGACTAGAGCTTTTCTTTGATTGCGTTGAGTGCTGTTCGAGCTTGTATAGTTGTCTTTGgagattcgattcgattcgcttCACTAATCCACTTCCCATACGATGATTCACAGTTCACGCTGCATGCAAAGAAGGCGGCCGGCGAGGCGTCTAAGCAGGCGCTGGAGGTGTCCAAGCAGGCGGCTGGCGTGAGCAAAAATACCTTTGAGGACCTCACCTATGTGGGCAAATCCACGCTGGGCGATCTAACCAAGACTGCCAAAGAGGCGGCCACCAAGAAGGGCATTATTAAGAACGAGGAGCAAACCGGAGGCTCTATGCCGCCTGGGGGCGGCAGCTCCAAGCCCCCCGGTTCCCAGATCGCCACCCAAAGGCAGGTGCAGCAGATTCCcggtggcggaggcggtgggGGTGGCAACAATTTTTTCTCATCGATTGGCAACGACTTCAACGGCCTAGCCTCCTCCACATCGACCATGTTTTCGGGCATGTTTGGGGGCAAAAGTAAGCTTACAGCATTTAAAGATATTAGAGCCTCTTATACCCCTtcctccactccgctccaccTATAGAGAACCAACAGAAGCAGGGTGCAGTCCAACAAAGACCTTCCAGTGCCGGCTTAGGGAAGGGGAAGTCGGGCATCAACTTTGATCCGTTTCCCAGCCGCAAGGGTCTTGTAGAGCGGACACCGCTGATCAAGCACTCTGGGCCCCGGCAGACGCAGGAGGAGCTCACGCGGCAACAGAACCAGGAGCGTTCGCACAGCAATGCGGAGAATCAGGCCTTCCTCAAGGATGTGACCAATCAGGTGCTGGCCGGCGAGGGTGTGGGCTGGCTGAAGCTCAATCGCTTCAGAAAACTCATGGAAGATGAATCCTATCGCACGCTGGTGCTTAGCAAGCTGAACAAGACACTGGACAGGAAGATAGCGCCCGATGATCACATTGATGATGTGGTAAGTCGATCTCCATTCACCGATATCGGAGCGCAATGAGTCGTAGCTAATCTGTCCTCTATTTCAGTGTGTGACCAAGCCCGTGTGGAAGGGAATGCTAAAGTGCGTGCAGGCAATAGCCTCCGGCCTTGATGTCACCTTTGGGAACTTCGGTCTTGGAGGAATGGCCTCGGTGTTTCAGCTGATGGAGGTGGCCCATACGCACTACTGGAGCAAGGAGATCAATGACGGCAGCGACATGTCTTCCAGTCTGCTCTCCAGCCACGCTGCCAGTCCCCTGGGCAGCCGCGAGAATCTGCGCTCCCCCAGTTCCCCCAACGGCTCGCACTCGGGCCTGGGCAGCGAATGGGCCTCGCCCCAGGAGTCGCGCAAGAGTTCCACCCACCACGCGGCCTTGCCTTCGTCTCAGGCTGGTGGAACTCCTTTGGCCGCATCGCGACGCCTGTCGGCAGCAGACAGCCAGGATGGCCAGTCGACAACGGAGATGTTCAAGGACATGTTGTCCCAGAAGAGAAGTGCCTTGAAGAACATGCTCACCTCGTTCGACTCGGATGTGAGTAGGGTCCATGTAGTGTCCCAGTGTCCATCCATAGACCATTCCATCGAATCTTTCATCAGCCTTTAGCTTTTCGCCAATCTAGTATACGTTACACATCAGCTTATTATCCATGCAAAACTGTACATCGCTCGGTGTATATATCGTATAGTGTATCGTAGAACTGCTTAACCGCATACTCAGTACATATGTAGCTATGCCAGTATATATCCATGTCCATATATATACGTATCTGTAtacttatatatacatatatatatctcgcACTTCTCGCGGTTTCTACGGAATGTAGGCTTGCCTTGCGACTCCCAGTCCCCCGTCCTGTtccgctccgctcctctcCGTACCCAATTGTATTCGCACTAAATCTTGCGTGTTATGTCAATCCGTAGGCTGCTGGCTCTACGGGCGCGCTCTCTGTGGTCAGCGATCTGCTCCCAATCGGCAGTCTGAGCGTGCGCATGCCCTCCAGCTGCCGGTCCACGGTCTCAGACACCGAGTACGAAAATGTAAGTAATCcgaatacatacatagattCCCGGCCTGAGGTTTCGCCCTCTGAACCGATCTGAACTGATCTGACCCAGGCCCCAGACCCCATGTCAATCAGTCAATCAATGGTGTGCTCCGATATTTGAGTGGTTTTCCATCCCTCACACTGGAAAGCTGCCTCGCGTTTCTCTTTCTTCCACAGCCCACAGCTTcccagcccacagcccacagcccacgcCCTTTGGCCCAacaggccaaaaaaaaaaacctacagCCACCTGACATAATCTTTAAACATTTCACAGACCACAACGTCGAAGGACTCGAAGAAGAGCGGGGGAAATCTGTGGTCGGGCAAGTCAACGCTTAGTGCCGGCTTCCGCTATACGGGCGGCCATCTGATCAACACCTCCTCATCCCCTTCGCCAGACAGTCCGAGAGTCTACCTATTCGAGGGGTTGCTGGGCAAGGATCGCTTGAATCTCTGGAACCAAATGCAGTTCTGGGAGGATGCTTTCCTCGATGCTGTCAGCCAGGAGCGCGACATGATTGGCATGGATCAGGTGAGATCGGGAATTGTCGGGAGTAATcggaaggcgcttttcctcaatACGATATCATATTACATATATCGCTCTACGCAGGGTCCCATTGAGATGATGGAGCGCTACAAGTCGCTGAGTGAATCGGAGCGCAAGCGTCTCGAGCACGACGAGGATCGTCTACTCTCCACGATGCTGTACAACCTGACGGCCATCCTTGTGATGCTCAATGTGGGAAAGGACGAGATTCGACGCAAGATCCGTCGCCTGCTGGGTAAAAGTCACATTGGACTGGTCTACTCCCAGGAGGTACACAATGTTGTTGATCAAATCAATAATTTGGTAAGCCTGCAGGTGGAAATTGAATACCAAAAGGCCTTCATCCTTCAAAAATCTACTTCCTACTCAGAATGGAAATGACATTGACCTGAAGCCACTGGGTTCAAGGCTGCTGCATCGACAGAGCTTCACCGTCCACCAGGGCACCGATATAAATGGGCCACTGCGCTTCATGGAGGTGCGCGACGATGGTCTGGTGTTGCGCTCTGTGGACGGCACCATTGTGGAGCGCTGGTGGTACGAGCGACTGGTCAACATGACCTACTCACCCAAGACTAAGCTGCTGTGCCTCTGGCGACGCAACGGCGGCCAGACCCAGTTGCATAAGTACTACACGAGAAAGGTGAGTCTGAAGTCCGACTCGGTGGATTTTAATCTGAAGTGTTTTTTGTCCCCAGTGCAAGGAACTGTACAACTGCATCAAAGATGCCATGGAGCGAGGTGGAACGCCCACCAATGTGCCCGAGCTAGGCGGGGAGTTCCCCGTGCAGGACATGAATACTGGCGAGGGTGGCCTTTTGCAGGTCTGCCTCGAGGGTGTCGGTTTGTTGTTCTCCAACAGCAAGGTAAGTGCTCTTCCAACTCGATATAGATATCGATCTCGATCTCGAtccacacactcactcacacccACTCAGAAACGCACACATGGCCACACCGAACTCCTACTCAGTGAATCCACACGCGACACAGACACCCAACCACCCCACATCCATCTAAGTCCCGCCCCTAGATATCCGATATCCGAACTCTCCGCTAGCTACTCTTTCTATGTCAATCACTCCGCATCTACGTACCCCCGACCAGACCCAAGAATTTTCTCCCCCAAGAACCTGTAAAAGACACACCTAACCCTAACCCCGAATCAATACTCATATGAAAGCGCCTCTACAGACACTGTGTACCGGAACATGGTGTTGTCTGTGTCAACAGTCTGCGTCCATCAGGCCATTTATCAGTCAATGGGTTAGGGTTAACGGGTCGAATCAAGCAGCATGAAAGCCATTTAATAATCTCGCATAAGACTTAAACTAAGACTTGGGACATCGTTGGGGTTCGTTGGCTCCATGGTGTAGTCGAAGTCAGGGTCAACATACACCATTCAACAGGCCAAGAACCCGACTGAAGCCTAAGCGAAAGCTGTTTAGGGACACTGCTAACGCTCCTGCTAGTGTCGCTGTTCCTCTCACTCGGGAACTACAGTACAAACTCCACATgcaggatatatgtatgtacatacccGCGGACTCATATTGGGCGTCCATTTTTCCCACTGCCTTCGTTTCAGTGTCTCGTTTCCAAACgtttgtttcgtttctgtttctgtttcagtttccgtttccgtttttCTTCCTATTGTTTCCCCTTTCGTTTAACGTTCAGTTCTTCGATTTCCGATGATTTCcctgttgtgtgtgtgtttcgtcAATGTCCATGCAAGGACTGCATTAAAATCAAGGACCTtctcaatatatgtatgttcatatgtatatatacatcaatatgtatttatatatacatatatatatatatatatatatatacgtatgtatacaaattcatttatatacatatatatatttatatatatatattatatgtatatatttattttgtttggttttaatttCATGTTTTTCCAATATGTCTGTATAACAGACAGAACAGACATATAGTCCAGTGGAACTGAATGTGTCCCCCAGCTAACATACTTAGCCTTGAATCTTAGTATTATCCTCCTGAGCCTAGGATCATGTGTGGCTGGAGACGTTTGGATAAGCTGTTTTGTCATTGGTTGTCCTTTCCTTTtgaatgttttgtttttctgggCCGTACCAAATCCAGAACCAGACCCagaatgaaaaccaaaaccggACCCGTTTCGGACTTCGCATACTACCCCACCAATCCAATCACCCCAAGCTAACCCCAACTACGTATTATACTTTACCgaactctctatctctttacTTATCACTCtgtctgtctcgctctctgtctctctttcgttccgtttgttggctttggttttggcattttattttgactCGCCTTCTTATATATCTACTTATATTATTCCTAAGTCATCTTAGTCATATAATCAAAAAACAAtagaaaaatcgaaaaaatcaACCGAATCTCCTATCTAATCCAATCTCTTATCGATCAAGTAAAAGTATACatgaaagaacaaaaaaaaaaaacataaaataaataaaataaaaatatatatatacatatatccagaAAATCCATCTATTTATATCATACCCATATATTGTGCTAGTGAATGTACTGAATGCTATATTCATTATACTctctattttatttattatctaaCAGATTCaaacgataaaaaaaaaccatttctCTTTATTCTTTTAATTACGATTGACATTCTTTCGATCCTAACTCTTCGTTTGGTTACATATGCTCACCCACCGTTTTAATAATCTCTTATTCGCCTTGTCATTATAATTGTCTCTATTAACGATTGCTCTGATTAGCGATGACACGATTAACGATTAACGATTACCGATTAGTATCTTTCGTAAGCGTACCGCCATTTACCCCTCTGCCCCTGTAACGCCACGATCTTTAATTCCAATAGAAAATATCGAAAtagaaaagaacaaaaaaatgtcCTCATCGGTATTGCGTTGTCTTCAAGATAGTACCAGGGACTGCATATTCATGTACTACGTATTTTTAGATCAGTTAATTCTCGTGACTCCCTGAACTCCCTTCCACCATTCCTTCTTCTGTCTTTAGGCCCTGATGTCAAGTTGATTATTTACTTGTACATACATAACGAACAACTTCCCTGCCCAGTCCCCATCgcgattttttgttgtttctctaTAATCTGAAGTTTGTTTGTGCTCATTCGCTTTTTATTTCCCTGTTGAACTTCATCCTTGGATccaaaatttatatatatatatttatatatgtatattatgaaaataaaaaaataaaaatgaaaataagaATACAGGAGGTGTTCTAAGCTGGTAACCTATGAGATGGTCCTTGTGTACAATCCTTCCAAACCGTTTCCCTCCGATCTTTGGTTCGACTCTATTTTGGCTGATTTGCTTACGtcattaatttaaatatcGCAAATGCTTcctgatctctctctctctctgtctctctttatttatatatacacctacatattatatgtatgtatatatatacaaaccTCTCTCAATATCTTGCCCTGTCTCTCTTCagtatatttttctttttggtgctAAACATACGATATATGTACAAGTTATCTTTTCATAAGTTTTCGTAAGCTCAGCAATTTCTTCCGTACGTCATTTTCTGTTCCATTACCATTTCGTTCCGTTCTTATCGTATCGATTCTCTTCTGTTCGTTCTGTCGTTTTCTCCTCCTTTTTGGATGATTTTCGTCCACCTTTTTCCTTAAGTAAAATAACCAAGAAAAAACTACAACAGCAAAGAAGTATTTTAAGATCCAGCAGCCATGTCGTCCTACccatgatatatgtatgtactatatgtatctctctctctcctctctctctgtcatgGAACTCTTAtgaacccaaacccaaaccgaaaccgaaaagcAAGCCCCCAGATCGTCTCCCCGTCTAAGAAAACGACTCTaacataacaaaaacaacaatcacATTTCATATCGTTTCTATTTAGTCTAtctatcaaaaaaaaaaaaaaaaaaaaaaaaacaaaaagtataCTACAATAACTCCTAAATACCCAAACCGATTCGCCAGCAAATTAGAAATtgaaaagaaactaaaaaaagcaacaaaactatatgaacgaaaaacaaaacaagtttTCTCAACTTtccttttataattttctttgttgtttgtttaatgTTCTCTGTCGAACGTGGAACGCTGCACATTTGCTCGCTCTCCCTCCTTTGTGGACCAACCAAATCACGTTCCGTctcgaaccgaaccgaaccgacctgaactgaaactgaattgaattgaatttgaattgaaatatTCCAATGATTGGTCTACTTCTCAAACGAAAACAAActtatcaaacaaaaaaatcgcTCTAAAAATTGAAACGataacgaaaaaaaaccaaatcaaacgAATCTATAACGAAAATACGATCTGAAAAATGTCTGAAAATACGATAAAGGATTTCGAGGTATTGCAATGAACAAATTTCTTCTTATATTTGAACTTAAATTTATAAGCAACTATTGTTCTTTAAATGCCCTGCTCCACCACCGCCCAACAACGCCGTCACCCAACACCCCACACACCCTCATCCGTTCCTCCATCCCTACACCCTGACACCCTCCGAACCCTtgca
The sequence above is a segment of the Drosophila pseudoobscura strain MV-25-SWS-2005 chromosome X, UCI_Dpse_MV25, whole genome shotgun sequence genome. Coding sequences within it:
- the Rab3-GEF gene encoding MAP kinase-activating death domain protein isoform X5, with amino-acid sequence MSDQQRASLCPRLVDYMAIVGAHTTPPMPKGLQGLKAPPVQVPDLLRRYPPSDHADFPLPLDMVYFCQPEGCTSVGPRRTGSAIRDMTSFVFALTDKDSGKTRYGICVNFYRPIERPSTVAGSAAAGNERQGSGGHAAGGSGNGGPGGAGSGRGGRRSSAFRRESWRKSMERSSDSAFSRSNVAPSDSDRELTSRRDSDQQRLHTHHHQQQHHHHQQQSGSGQQPPTSVPKLGLMAPSADSESGGSHSPSPRASRKRTKLRNQSLTSLCIISHHPFFTTFRECLFILKKLIDACNESSSPKRVGASQKLNRDNVWTVLTGHVSEATPSIVLHDVREIETWILRLLSTPVPVPGSTRVEVEVLSPTVHEPLLFALPDHTRFSLVDFPLHLPLELLGVETCLKVWTLIMQENKVLFQSRDYNALSMSVMAFVTMLYPLEYMFPVIPLLPTCLSCAEQLLLAPTPFVIGVPASFLVYKKNFRLPDDIWVVDLDSTKLSPPTGGYEEIPPLPEPEGTILKNHLKQAMLLMDEAGLGALTSMTATNQAVSSQQLLPSVRDSLQEPPLLGVSQMRLPLQTPPHSAQASQRNSVSAQGAMISSRQPSPMNSPALNPFVYGTDVDSVDVATRVAMVRFFNAQNTLANFAEHTRTLRLYPRPVVAFQINSFLRSRPRASQFLNQFARTQAVEFLAEWSLTPTNVAFLRVQTGVMDPMQVGDKPKWFAHSLTPIRFSVWDDGSSLNGALRSLKQLECQPTDESGSDSEGADSSSSSYSSLSDFVSEMASSDLSPSVHDVFGSYNRPHVVPQTLSSNLDPALVYHPPSKLQYPEGLCEAAASKEEDEERADSPVSSSSSRSDLSSPSFNRDSEFDFQPKSGQAQTQTQTQAGQAAFELATPLAMRLEATIKMASVEQDTDTGSTVAGKNIAASAKLQRHPSDVERPEKKIPPPLTPPVKQPSVSNILARTGSSGSSSSSPGRQSSQSSLFENFASHAKELVRETTRQSSQEGLLAHVDKHALDEDLDDKMRHTFEKFTLHAKKAAGEASKQALEVSKQAAGVSKNTFEDLTYVGKSTLGDLTKTAKEAATKKGIIKNEEQTGGSMPPGGGSSKPPGSQIATQRQVQQIPGGGGGGGGNNFFSSIGNDFNGLASSTSTMFSGMFGGKKNQQKQGAVQQRPSSAGLGKGKSGINFDPFPSRKGLVERTPLIKHSGPRQTQEELTRQQNQERSHSNAENQAFLKDVTNQVLAGEGVGWLKLNRFRKLMEDESYRTLVLSKLNKTLDRKIAPDDHIDDVCVTKPVWKGMLKCVQAIASGLDVTFGNFGLGGMASVFQLMEVAHTHYWSKEINDGSDMSSSLLSSHAASPLGSRENLRSPSSPNGSHSGLGSEWASPQESRKSSTHHAALPSSQAGGTPLAASRRLSAADSQDGQSTTEMFKDMLSQKRSALKNMLTSFDSDAAGSTGALSVVSDLLPIGSLSVRMPSSCRSTVSDTEYENTTTSKDSKKSGGNLWSGKSTLSAGFRYTGGHLINTSSSPSPDSPRVYLFEGLLGKDRLNLWNQMQFWEDAFLDAVSQERDMIGMDQGPIEMMERYKSLSESERKRLEHDEDRLLSTMLYNLTAILVMLNVGKDEIRRKIRRLLGKSHIGLVYSQEVHNVVDQINNLNGNDIDLKPLGSRLLHRQSFTVHQGTDINGPLRFMEVRDDGLVLRSVDGTIVERWWYERLVNMTYSPKTKLLCLWRRNGGQTQLHKYYTRKCKELYNCIKDAMERGGTPTNVPELGGEFPVQDMNTGEGGLLQVCLEGVGLLFSNSKDFEFFVRLDHIRKCFTQKGGIFVLEEYNPKTRNLIQRKYQSSMSDQICYSVLCVFSYVAAGQDQKKNPVVITPQIQDIHAQQKQKHQQQSQQQQQQQQQQQQHQQMPPATAPANSHAQNRSSGKQQGGNITIRHTVPMQKPTITMSTVQPQARMPSTVTVTAAPAPAPVPLPTPTQPTTATATTTVSPTPHGKLPQLPPRVPSQPSTESLASISSPPPKQRLGGPPPGPPPAIPPRTGAIARSGSVQAQQQQATRTFVRQASANSTPPQYTPQPPPPFVIPKRHSGLARAPTLTGAQSSSHQQAQQSQQRASYGSVAAVLQSMPEAEAGPGSGSGSGPGSPSGSGSGTVAGPSPQAHRKH